The stretch of DNA GATTTATCATGTAGCCCCTCATGTAATGTGAAATAGGTCAACTGGAGCACGTAATTTCGTTCGAATGGAATAAATTATGAAGTAGACGATACGGGTGTTATGGATACAGGGAAGAGCCCTAAACTATCATAGCCCAGGAGATCCAATAGAGTATGTCAGCCCAATGAACGATACAATGATCTAACATGGGCTCGATAATTGTTTGGTCCATGAGAGTGAGGGCCGCGAGGGAGGCCTAATGGTATATTGTTATATAAGGCCAATAGAGAACAGAGAGAGGGCATGTATGGCATTTCATAACTCAATTTGAATCCTCTCTCTACAATCTTTGTCTCATCCTTCTCTGttctttcttcctcttctttcaATTTCGTCTTCCTTCTCCTATAAATTTCCGTAAAAGTTCTAGACGTAACAATTGGTCGATATCATCTAATATCATAGACGATGTGCAGCAAGACAGCACGGAGAGACGGTGAAGTGCAGGAGAGGCTCGTGTCGGAGCAAGAAACCGACGAAAAGGAAGCAAGCAGGAAAAGACAGGTGCCAAAGCGTGAAGAGCAGCGCGGGAGAAATCCGGCGTCGGTGTTAAAGCAGCGTAAGGACTCTCGTCCGAATGAAAGTCTGTTCGGTAGACCTGTATGTGAAAAATCGAGGATTTGGCCTTTTGTTTCACGCTGACGTGTGGGGCCAGGAGGATGGATCTGGAATTTCTGTttggagagagggggggggggggtttgcGTTTGGGTCCTTGGGGAGATGTGGGTCTGCGTGTGAAGGGATTTGGGCTGATGGGCCGCGGCCTATTTTGAGGCCCGGGGCGGCGAGGCAGTGTAGGTGGGGAGCCATGCTGGTGTCGCGGCGGCTCgtgcccctcgccgccggcggtggagcCGCGAGGATGgtgacgtcggcggcggaggtggctgCGGAAGGCGGAGGTGGGGAGGGTGGGAGGGGGGACACGCTGGGAAGGAGGCTGCTGAAGCTGATCTACCCGAAgcggagcgcggcggtggtgcTGCGGCGGTGGTCGGAGGAGGGCCGGACGGTGCAGAAGTACCAGCTCAACCGCGTCGTCCGCGAGCTCCGCAAGTACCGCCGCTTCAAGCACGCCCTCGAGGTCAGCCGAAccactccctctctctctctcccagctcgctctctctcgccgtgccgccacggcggcggcgcacgccaCCTGTTTGATGTATTGCCGGCTGGTCCTGGTCGCAGATATGCGAGTGGATGAGGACGCAGCCGGAGATGAGGCTGCTGCCGGGCGACCACGCCGTGCACCTCGACCTTGTGGCCAAGGTCCGGGGCCTCCCGAGCGCGGAGAAGTTCTTCGAGGACATGCCGGAGCGCGCCAAGGGCCCGTCCACCTGCAGCGCGCTCCTGCACACCTACGTGCAGCACGGCCGGCGTGACAAGGCCGAGGCCATGCTGGGGGAGATGGCCAAGGCAGGGTACCTCACCTGCGCGCTCCCCTTCAACCACATGATGTCGCTCTACATGTCAACCGGCGAGCTTGAGAAGGTGCCGGAGATGATCAAGGAGCTCAGGAGGTACACCACCCCGGACCTGGTGACCTACAACATTTGGCTCACCTACTGCTCGAAGAAGAACAGCGTGAAAAGCGCGGAGAAGGTCTATGATCTGATGAAGGATGAGAAGGTGGCTCCTGACTGGATGACCTTCAGCTTGCTGGGAAGCATTTACATCAATGCCGGCCTACATGTCAAAGGGCGGGACGCTCTGGTAGAGATGGAGAAGAGAGCTTCTCGGAAGGAGAGAGCCGCGTACTCCTCGTTGCTCACGCTGTATGCAAGCTTGTCAGACAGGGGCAACTTGGACAGGTTGTGGAGCAAGATGAGACAATTATTCAGGAAGTTCAGTGACACCGAGTACAAGTGCATGCTTACTTCGCTTACA from Oryza brachyantha chromosome 12, ObraRS2, whole genome shotgun sequence encodes:
- the LOC102710358 gene encoding pentatricopeptide repeat-containing protein At4g02820, mitochondrial, whose translation is MLVSRRLVPLAAGGGAARMVTSAAEVAAEGGGGEGGRGDTLGRRLLKLIYPKRSAAVVLRRWSEEGRTVQKYQLNRVVRELRKYRRFKHALEICEWMRTQPEMRLLPGDHAVHLDLVAKVRGLPSAEKFFEDMPERAKGPSTCSALLHTYVQHGRRDKAEAMLGEMAKAGYLTCALPFNHMMSLYMSTGELEKVPEMIKELRRYTTPDLVTYNIWLTYCSKKNSVKSAEKVYDLMKDEKVAPDWMTFSLLGSIYINAGLHVKGRDALVEMEKRASRKERAAYSSLLTLYASLSDRGNLDRLWSKMRQLFRKFSDTEYKCMLTSLTRFGDIAEAESVYSEWESTSGTCDSRIPNTILSFYIKNGMMEKAESFLNHIVQKGVKPSYSTWELFVWGYLSNDRMDNVLECLKKALSSLEKWDPNPQLATAIYSRIEEKADIEAAEKLLVMFREAGYVTTEMYNSVLRTYAKAELMPLIVDERMDQDKVAMDDETRRLLRLTSKYPIGEVSTLMS